The stretch of DNA CGGCCTCCCTTGATTGTCTCAACCTCTCATTATTCCATTTCTATTTGACAAAAATCTTTTCCGCAAGTAGAAAATATTAAGCAATATTTCGAGCGCGGGTTATTTCTGAAGGGAGAAAGATTTGGTGAGATGGGCCTGCGCTTGTTTACAACGGTAATTTTCACGATCGCAGGGCTTATTTCCGTCCCATTCAGCCGGGCCGCCGTGTGGTTTTCGAGCCTTGGCCGCCATTTTCCCGAACCCCGAAAAAACAATTTCCTATCACCTCACCTCACCTCCTCACCTAATGGGTGACACCTCTACCAGCAGGCCCCATCTGCTTTGTTATCGGCCTGCTCACATAGCGCCAGTGCAGTTCGCGGGCCTCTGCCGCGCATCTGAGGCACTGCCAACGGGTACATACCAGTTACTTATGGTACTTTTTAGCTCGCACTGTGAACGGCTACCACTTCTTGGCATGTATTATGCATGTGATTTTTGCATTGTTGCATGAATTATATAGACCTGCTGTTCCGGAAATTTTCCGCATATGAAATTCATCACAACGGGATATTTATATGGCAAGCAAGAAACACAGAATATTACAGCGCAAGATTATTTGCATGGCGTTGTTTTTTGCCATCGTGCCGCTTTCCTCTCTGGGGCTGACCATTTATTATCAGTTTCGCGTAGCCTATACTACGAGGATCATGCAAGATCTGAAGAATATGGCGGAAAACAGGCAGCACACCATTGCTATTTTTTTAAAAGAGCGTACGGCCCAGTTGTCATTGCTGGTGGACGGCTATACCTTCAACAGGCTCAAAGATCAGGAAGGCCTGGAAGAGGCGTTCTCTTCGCTCCAGAGACATTCTCGCTCTTTCGTTGACCTGGGCGTCATCGATGCCGATGGCCGACACCTGGCTTATGTGGGTCCATACAACCTCAAAAAGCAGAATTACAGGGATACGGACTGGTTTAACTTGGCGCTGGTAAACGACAAATACATCAGCGACGTCTTTATGGGGTTTCGAAAAGTCCCGCATTTTATTATTGCCGTGCGGGGATGGAGTGGAGATAAGCCGTGGATACTTCGTGCGACCATCAATTCCGAGGTCTTTGACAACATTGTCGGATCTGCCCAGGTCGGAGAAAACGGCGATGCCTTTATCATCAATAAGGAGGGTATCCTGCAGACCAAGCCTCGTTCAGGCGGGAACGTCCTGGAACAATCAGAATATTCCGGGTTGATAAAAGCCGGCTTTGGCAATCGCGTCGCGATGAAAGGTATCGGCGGTGAAAAAGCGCTCTTTGCCACAAGATGGATAAAAGACAAGACGTGGCTTCTGGTAATAAAACAGTCCCCCCAACATGAATTGCGTCCTCTCACCATAGCGCGGTTCATCAGCATCGTTGTCTTTGTGGGCGGTTTTTTTGTGATCCTGTTGTCGGGCTTTTTTATTACAAGGTTGATGATGGCCAGGTTGATTCAATCTGAACGCGAAAAGGCCGCACTGGATGACAGGCTTATTCAATCGAGCAAGATGGCTGCCTTGGGGAAACTCGCCGCCGGCATTGCTCACGAAGTGAATAATCCCCTGGCCGTCATTAAGGAAAAGGCTGGGTGGATACAAGATCTGCTTGAGGAGGAAGACGTCGCCAACAGTGTAAATTTTAAGGAATTTTCAGACAGTCTCGACAAGATCGATCGCCATGTTGAACGGGCACGAAAGGTGACGCATCGTCTTCTTGGTTTTGCCAGGCGAATGGAGCCGATGAATGAGAGAGTGAACGTTAACCGGGTGCTGGATGAAACCATCAGTTTTTTGGAAAATGAGGCCAAATTCAACAACATTGCCATTCTGACCGATTACTTTGAGGAACTGCCGGAGACCATGAGCGATTCCGCCCAACTTCAGCAGGTTTTTCTCAATATTCTTGATAATGCCATCGATGCCATTGGGAAAAATGGTGAAGTCAAGATCCAGACAACATATAATTCCGAAGAAAAATATATTGCCGTATTGTTCTTTGATAACGGTCCGGGAATTCCTGAAGAGGTGCAAAAGAAGATTTTTGATCCCTTTTACACCACCAGGGAGGTGGGCAAGGGCACTGGTCTGGGGTTATCCATAAGCTACAGTATCATGGAAAAATTGGGCGGCAGGATTTCCGTAGACAGTCAAGATGGACATGGAACGGTATTTACAATCATCCTTCCGATGAAGAAAGGATAAGGAGACGGATTCGTGCCGGAATTTAATGTGCTGGTTGTGGATGATGAGGAGGATTTCCGTGACACTCTGGTCAAACGTTTACGCAAACGAAACCTGGACGTGCAAGGGGTGGAAAGCGGACAAAAAGCCCTTGAATTGCTGGACAAGGTGCGGTTTGATGTAGTCATCCTGGACGTCAAGATGCCTGGGATAGACGGAGTGGAGACACTGCAGGAAATAAAAAGAAAAAAACCCTTGATTGAAGTGATTATGCTGACCGGGCATGGTTCCGTTGAAATGGGCATCCAGGGGATGAAACTCGGGGCATTTGAATACGTCATGAAACCTGCCGATATCGACGGCTTGATGGAAAAAATGCGGCGGGCGTGTAAAAAGAAATTCTTTCATGAGGAAAAAATTCGTCAGACCAAGGAACCATGAGCAGGCGAGGAACAGGTTTCTGACCAAGAAAACGAAAACAGAGGGTAATTATTCGTAACCGTTCACCCGGGTGAGCTAAAAGAGTACCACAACCACAGGCATTTAATCGTTTATCAGTGCCTCAGATGCGCGGCAGAGGCCTGCGAACTGGTGCTACGTGAGCAGGCCGATAACAAAGCAGATGGGGTGCTGCTGAACGATTACGATTATCCCAAGACAGCAGAGCCGCAATCAAACAACATGGAAGCATTGGAGGCGCCTGGCGCCATTTTCCTCTGCAACATTCTGTTATTGCACGATTATTTTAGCTTTTGATTGAAACATGAACACTGAAAGCGGAGCGCCGGCAAGTCTTGCACGAGGTATTGAATAATACATTTTACGAGAATATGATTGAAGGGACAACAATCCCTCTGATGGTTGTTAACGGGGCCGGCCGCATATTCTTTGCCAACAAAAGTTCCGAGGTCTTTACCGGCTATGACATCAATATGCTTCTGCAGCTTAACATCCGTGACCTCTGCGCTCCATATGAACAGGATCGTTATATCTTTTTTACCCTGCCCAAGATCAGGGAAACAACGGAAGTTGACATAGACCTGCTGAGAAATGACAGCCAGGTATTTATGGCCAGCATCTCCTTTGCCCCTTTTCAACACGAGCAAACCCCTTATCTGCTGCTCACCATGCAGGACGTGACGGCCAAACGTGTTCAGGAGGGCAAGACCCGGGCGGAGGAGGAACGATACCGCCGGCTGCTGGCGGAAAGAAATGTCCTGCAGGAACAGGTCAACCAGTCAAGCAAGCTTGCCTGTATGGGGGAACTCGCCGCCGGCGTGGCCCACGAGATCAACAATCCGCTCGGCATTATCCTCGGTTTTGTCGAGGATATGCTGAATGAAACCCCCGAGGACCACCCGCTCTTTGAAACATTAAAAATCATCGAACAGGAATCATGCCGGTGCGTTGGGGTGGTTAAGGACCTTCTCGACTTTGCCCGCCAGAAACCTCCGGAAAGGACATGCACCGACATCCGGCAACTCCTGGAAGATTCGGTCTCGCTGCTCAGCCCCCAGATCAAAAAACACAAGATACGGGTCATGAAGACCGAAGAGGAGGAACTCCCCTGTCTGGAGATTGATTCCCATCTTATCCAGCAGGTCTTTCTCAATGTCATGATCAATGCGGTCCAGGCGATGCCGGACGGCGGCAGGCTCGGGCTCGATATCAATCGTGTTGCGGAAAGGCAGCAGCAAGATGACCAATGCTTGATACGAGTAACCGTGACCGATACCGGCCACGGCATTGCCGCCAAGGAAATCGACCGTATTTTTGACCCCTTTTTTTCTACCAAGGGCAGCAAGGGAACGGGCCTGGGCCTTTCCGTCTGCAAGCGCATCATGGACGATCATTTCGGCAGAATCGCCATAGAGAACAACAAAAGCGGCGGCATCACTTGCAGTCTCTTTTTTCCTATTCATGACTGAGGGAGAAACAATGCTCGCAAAAATTCTGGTGGTGGATGACGAGCAGAACATGCTCAAACTCTTTCAGAAAATCCTCGGCAAGGAAGCCTTTACGATCAGCACCGCCGAGAGCGGCACGGAGGCCCTCGGCCTGTTGGATCAGGAGAACTTTGACCTTATTATCTCCGATATTCTCATGCCGAAGATGAGCGGCATGGAGCTGATGAAAGAGGTCAAGACCCACCATCCGGATATCCCCTTTATTGTCATAACCGCCCATGGCTCCATCGGCTCGGCGGTTGAGGCCATGAAGGCCGGTGCCTTCGACTATCTCACCAAGCCCTTCCGGAAAGATGACATTCTGCTGGTAATCAACAAGACCTTAAAATACAGCAGGCTCCATGATGAAGTCAGACGATTGCGCATGGAACTTAAGGAACGGGACTGTTTCAAGGAAATTATCGGCAACAGCAAGGCCATGGACGGCGTCTTGAAACTCATCAGCAAAATTGCCGACAGCCAGGCGACCGTCCTTATCCAGGGGGAAAGCGGCACCGGCAAGGAGTTGATCGCCAGGGCAATCCATGACCTGAGCAGCCGCAGGGATGAATCTTTTATGGGTGTGGACTGCAGCGTTCTGCCGGAGCATCTTTTACAGAGCGAACTGTTCGGACATGTCAAAGGCGCCTTCACCGGGGCGGTAAAGGAAAAAAAAGGATTGTTTTTCGCGGCCCACGGCGGCACCCTCTTCCTGGATGAAATCGGCAACATTTCGCCGGCCGTGCAGTTGAATCTGCTGCGGGTTCTCCAGGAAAAAGAGATAAAACCGGTGGGCAGCGTCACCAACATCAAGGTGGATGTGCGGGTGATTGTCGCCAGCAATGTCGATCTGCAGCAGGCTATCAGCAACGGCACCTTTCGCAAAGATCTCTATTATCGGCTGGCCGTGGTGCCCGTCAACCTTCCTCCCCTGCGAGAGAGAGCCGAAGACATCGCGCCCCTTGCCCATCACTTTATGCGCAAATATGTCAAAACCTACCAGAAGAATATCTCCGACATCACTCCAGGCGCCATGCATGCCCTCATGGCAAACCCCTGGCCCGGCAATGTGCGGGAACTTGAAAACTTCATGGAACGGGCGGTCCTTCTTAACTCGGGGCGGAGTATCGATGAGACTTCACTCTTTTTTCCCGCAACTGACGGGGATACGACCCAGCCTGGGAATGGTTTGAACTTACTCAAGAGTGCGACCCGGGACCTGATCCGAACAAAAGAAAAAAGGGCGATTGCGACCGCCTTGAGAGAGGCTGACGGCAAGAAGAACCGGGCGGCCAAACTTCTCGGCATCAGCCGCAGCACTCTGTACAGCAAGATGAAAGCTCTCGGTATAGAAAATTAATGGCGGAATTTATGGCCAGCCAAAGCCGCTTCTAAAAAATTCTCCCCAAAACCGTCCCGTCAAAAATGTCCGACATGTGTCCACTAAACAAAACACTGTCTTATTTATTGGACACAATCTGACCGGCCCCGGGTCGCCGGACCACCTTTTTTAGAATAATTCACGTTCACCGCAAGTTTTTTCCCGCGGCATCCTCGCTTTTACGAAAACTTTCACCACCACGCCGACCATAACAAACCAGGTGCGTCTTGCCAGGGTTTCGGCAGAACATGCCCGCGCCCTTATTTGATGATTTAATGAATTTTCATTCATACCTTGGCATGCTTTATGCTCTTTTTGCTATGCAGACGAGTTGACCTGCCTGGATTTGCGATGCAATACGATCACCAGGGCCGCGGGTGGAGCAGGCGCGCAAATTTAGACCTTTTGTGCGATACATTTACGTTTTAGCACCAGAAACTACCTGGCATAAACTTCGATGTTGTGGGTAGCTCGAATATGCCCCAGATGTAATTTTGAACTGTAAAGGGTCTTATTCCCGGTTCACAGGATCAGGAGTCACTCCGGTAACGGTTGCAACCGGAAGCATGAAGTTACCATGGCCAATCTAAAATGAACATTACCCCGGGCTGTTTTCAGCGGGAAAAATTCCGCAAAAAGAACAAATAGAAACAAAACCTACAGGCGAAAAGGAGGAAGGGTAAAATGGAACATGGAGTTTCTGCAACAGAGGGAGAGCATAAACTTTTTTCCCGCGAATGGTGGATCGGGGATGCGGGGCACAAGCCGCTTATCATCCTGGGGTTATTGGCGTTTTTTCTTTCAATCGTCTATGTGGTTCCGGTCCCGCAGAGCATGGTGAATCTGGCCCAGGAACAAAATGCCACGGGCGCTAAGTATTCAAGCGGCACCACGAATTATGTGGATTCCTATAAAAAGCTCATGAAGAAAAAGGAGCTGACCGCTGAGAAGATGGCCTGGCAGATGAAGCTCTGCGTGGCGGTTCTGTTCACCATCGCCCTGCTCTGGGGTACCGAGGCGATTTCCCTGGGGGCCACCAACGTCCTGGTCGGCGTGCTTCTGTATCTATACTGCCTGCTGCCCATTGGAGACATATCGAAGGCCTACATGAAGGATGCCGTCTTTTTTATCGCCGGGGTGCTCATCCTGGCGGCGGCCGTGGGCGTCACCCGGCTTGACCGCCGGATCGGCTTTATCCTGCTGGGGAAGATCAAATCGCTCAAGGGCTTCTGTTTTCTTTTTTTCCCGGCCCTGGCCATGCTTTCGAGCTTTCTGTCCGAGCATGCCCTGATCGCGCTGTTATGCCCCATCCTGGTCCTGGTGTACATGGCCGGCGAACAGGCGGGGTTGAACAAGAAACAACTGCACGCCCTTGCCTGCGCCCTGTTTTTAGGGATTTGCTTTGCCGGCAATATCGGCGGCTCCGGCTCGCCGGCCGTGGGCGGCCGCGCCGCCATCATGGTCGGTTATTTCAGCGAATACGGCCTGCCGATAAGTTTCGGCCAGTGGATGATGTACGGCCTGCCGATCGTACCCATCCTGGCCATGGCCTGCGGCCTGTGGGTGTATTTTTCCATGGTCGTGAAAACCGGCCCCGGTCAGCAGCTTAATATCGGCGAAGTCATGCGCAAGAACGTGGAGGGCATGGGGCCGCTGCGCGGCAAGGAACTGCTGATGGCCGTACTCTTTGCGGCCCAGATCTTTCTCTGGATGTTCGCCAGTGATACCCTGGGTCTCGGCGGCGCCACCTTTGTGGTGGTCTTCCTCATCCTGTTCTTACGGTTGATGACCTGGGAACAGGTGCAGAAAAGGGTGCGTTTTGATGTGGTCGGCCTCTATGCCGGGGCCTGCGCCATGGGTGTGGCCCTGAAATACACCGGGGCCGGCGTCTGGGTGGCCCGGGAGTTTGTCGGCCTCCTGCCGGACTATTTCTCCAGCGGCATGGGAATTGTCATGGCGGCCAGCATGGTCACCACCATCATTACCAATTTCATGAGCGACGGCGCCGCGGTTGGCGCCATCGGCCCGGTGGTCCTGCCCATGGCCGCCATGGGCGGCGTGCATCTGTGGAAGGTCGGTCTGGCCTGTTCCTTCGGCTCTTCCTATGCCCATGCTATGATCGTCGGCACGGTCAACAATGCCATTGCCTACGGCATGGCCGTCCATCCCGAGACCGGCAAGCAGCTCCTGACCCCCCTGGACTTTCTCAAATACGGTCTGCCCTTTGTGGTCATCTCCGTGGTCCTTTTGTGGGTCGGGGCATTTTACGGATACTGGCAGCTCCTGCCGTGGCCGGCGATTAAATAGCGGCATGATCAGATTGTGGACTATGAGGATGTGGACTTGAATGCAAAGATGCCAGCAGCGCCTGGCAGACAATGCGGCAGGCCTGGTCCCCGGCTGGGCAGATTCTGGGTTGCTGCCGGGCTGCTGGGGTTCTTGCTGATCGCAACCAATATGGTTGCGCGTGGCGCCGACAGCCGACTTTTTACGGATGCCGAGGCCCGTTTTTCCCTTGCCGTCCCTGAAACCGCGTTCAGGCTTGCTGCGGAGCAGCCAAGCCCGGTTTCCATGACACCGGCGCAGCTTCGATTGGCCAGGGAGGCCTTGGAAAAATATGATGCCCCCCTGGTTCTTTCGCAAGATCAGCCTGACCGAACCAATGACAGTCATCTCGTCATTCTGGGCATTAAAACCCACCGGCATGTAACACAGCGTTTCGGTTTTTATGAAGATTATTTATCCGCAGATGAGTTTTTTGACGTTGCCACGATCCTTAAATTTACCGACGCCATCCGCATGCGCCATATCCAGCAGGGGGCGGAAGACGCTGTCATTGAAAACCTGGTTCTGGGAAAAAAGAATGCGCGTATCAGCTTCACCTGCAGGTATGGATTTCCCGGGGAAGATGAGGTAAGAGAATACCATGGGGTTTATCTGGGTCGCACCCACCTTGTTTACCTTGATCTGCTGGTTGCCGCCGGTGCCGACCAGACCCTGTATGAAAGCCGGTTTCATGACATCGCCGCTTCCCTGGTCTTTGAGCCGGGTTTTGCGGCGCGAGAATCCTTGATCAGCGCTTTTATGAGCAAGGTGGCCGCATACGAAGTGTTTGACGTCCGGCTTTCCAGGATCGCCAGAGCAACGCTGCATATAGTTTTTATCATAGTCTTGCTGAACATTGCCCTTGATCGTCTTGCCGGCTTTCGGCAACGGCGCAATAAACAAATGAATTTGTTAGAAAAAAATAAAGGTATAGTCAGATTTGTCACCGTCCCGGTGGGGCTGCTTGCCTATCTGCTGATTATTTAACAATGGAGAAAACACCATGGATAACTTCAGGGTATTGATTGTTGATGATGAGGATGATTTTCGGGAAAGTCTGGTCAACCGTTTTGCAAAGAGAGGCCTGAGCGTCACCGGCGTTGAAAGCGGGGAGGAGGCCCTGAAAATATTGGGCGAAAAACTCTTTGACGTGGTTATTCTGGATGTCAAGATGCCGGGCATGGACGGCATTGAGACCCTAAGAAAAATGAAGATGATGAAACCGCTCATGGAGGTAATTATGCTCACCGGCCATGCCACCATTGAGTCCGGGGTTGAAGGCATGAAGCTGGGGGCCTGCGAGTATGTGGTCAAACCGGCGGACATCAACGTCATGCTGGATAAGATGCGTAAGGCCTACGAGAGGAAAAAGGCGCGGGAAGAGGAGATCATGCAGTGTAAGATCAGCGAGCTGGAAGCTCATCCGGGACGGGTCTTTAAACAGATCAAGGAAAAAAAATAATCGTCCGGCGCTCTCATCCGCCAGCCGTCCGGCCTTCACAATTACGGCAAGAATAAAAAGAATAAAAAGAGGTTTGTCATGCAAAACGATAAAGAGAGAAAGGTAAGGGACCTGATGATTCCCATCAAGGACTATGGCGCTATTTCCACGGAGCAATCCATCAAGGATGCCTTTGAAGTTCTGGATAATTCGGGACATCGGGCGGTCCTGGTTCTGGATGAAAAAAAGAAGCCGGTGGGAATATTGAGCGTCAGGGATATCCTTCTGGGGCTGGATCCGAAGTACAATGCCCAAAGAGGTGACGTCAGTTCAATGGGTGAATCCTGGTTTACCCGGGAAACATTCAAGGACTATCCGGTGTTTTATTACGAGGGCCAATTTTCAGGACAGTGCAAGGCAGAGGTAGAAAAAAAGGCCAAGGAGATCATGGCGCCCATTGAACTTACCATAGATGAAGAGGCCCCCCTCGCCGAGGCTGTCCACGTAATGGTGTCCGGTAATATAGGCCGTCTGCCGGTGCGGAAAGGTGACGAAATCATCGGCATGATCAGACTCATGGAGATCTTCAATGAGATGAAGAAGGTCATCCTCGGACATTAGAGCGGCGGCAAACAAAATATGCCGGCCGTGCTGAAAAAATATTAATCGCGGCGTTAAGGTGTCGGGTGTCAGGCATCAGGATACTGTTATTTGGGTGTTATCTGACACCTGAACAACATTAAAAAACATGGCTGAAACAATGGAAGTATTTATTGGCCTGGCATTGGGGGCCGAGACCACCGAAACGGTTCTTCGTTTGACGATGGGAGCGTTGTTGGGCGGAATCATCGGCTATGAGAGGCAGGTACATGGGAGGTCCGCCGGCTTAAGGACCCAGATGCTCACCTGCATCGCTTCGGTCCTGATAATACTGGTTTCCGAACATTTCTACCTGCTGAGCGTCATTGATCCCTCCTTCATCCGCATAGATCCGGGACGCATTGCCGCCGGCGCCATAACCGGCATCGGTTTTCTGGGGGCCGGTGTTATCATCAAAACCGGCGCCTCCATACAGGGTCTTACCACCGCGGCCTGTCTGTGGATGGTCTCCGCCATCGGCATTGCTGTCGGCACCGGCCTCTATATCCCGGCGGCGGTTGCCTGCGGACTGACGGTCATCAGCCTGAATATCGGGCGAATTATCGGCAATAAATCAACGAGTATTCTTTGCAGGAATCTTCCCGTTATCGCCGGGCAGGATTTTAAGGATGAACAGGTTTTATCCGTGTTCGGCAGACATAAGGCCATAATACATGACATTTTTTTAACTGCCTCAAGGCGTGAAATTTCGTTGATTATGAAATAGATATCCCGCGGGAAGAGACGGCCTGTCGTTACACCTTTTCCATAAAGAATTCCACGCCATTGAAGTTTCTCTTTAACGAAATTTCACGCCTTGAGGCAGTTAAAAAAGTGATTGTTAACAGTTGATTAATTCGTAACAAGCCGAATTCATCCGTAAAAAAGCTGTTTATTTGTTTTTACAAGGGGACCGGAGATGTATTTTCAGACGGCGGGCATAGAAGTAGCGTTATGGATACCCCCGCTCGTGGCTTTCTGTATCTCTTTTTTTACCTCCATGGGCGGGGTTTCCGGCGCCTTTTTGCTGCTTCCCTTCCAGGTGAGCGTGCTTGGCTTTACCAGCCCGGCGGTAAGCGCCACCAACCAGCTTTTTAACATCGTCGCCATTCCGAGCGGGGTTTATCGCTATATCAAAGAGGGCCGTATGGTGTGGCCGCTCACCTGGGCCGTTATTATCGGCACCCTGCCGGGGGTGCTCATCGGTGCGATTCTACGTATCCGCTATCTTCCCGATCCGAGAAATTTCAAGATGTTTGCCGGTCTGGTTCTCCTCTATATCGGCGGCAGACTGGTAAGGGACCTGCTGAAAAAAAAGACCGGCCCAGGCAACAAAGCCTCGGTGGAGGAGCAGTTTCAGGTCCTTGTTAAAGATTCCCGGCGGGCAAATGTCGGCAGCCGGACGGGAGGCAGGGATGAGCTGCCGCGGATTGTGGTCAGAAAGTTTTCCCTCTTCCGCATCGTCTATGATTTCCATGGCCGAACCTTTAGCATAAGCACCATGGGCATACTGTCGTTGAGCCTGGTGGTCGGCATTGTCGGCGGGGTGTACGGCATCGGCGGCGGCGCTATCATCGCGCCGTTTTTTGTCAGTTTCTTCGGGCTTCCGGTGTATACCGTGGCCGGAGCGGCGCTGATGGGCACCTTTGTCACCTCGGTGGCGGGTGTCGCCTTTTATCAGCTTATGGCCCCACTTTACCCGGGCATGGCCATAGCACCGGACTGGGCACTGGGTTTTCTGTTCGGCATCGGCGGCTTTGCCGGCATGTACTGCGGCGCAAGACTTCAGAAATTCGTGCCCGCCGGAATTATCAAATGGATACTTGCCTGCTGTATCCTCTTTCCCGCTATAAAATATCTGGTGGAATTTTTCAGATAATATTGAGCATCTTGCAAAATGAGCAATCTACTCCGATCGGCTAAAAATACCCTGTGCGGCGTTTTCAGTGCCAAATCGTCCTCGCCGTAGCGCTGCTAAGCCTCCGGTCGATTTCACACTTTATCCTTGCTCAGCGCATTTTTATCTCGATCTCGCTACGATCTTCATTTTGCAAGAGGCTCTATTGTAATGTAATTCCGGTGCTGAACCGCCAGCTTGCAAGGCAGGAAAAATCTTCTCCCCGCGGCCTGGTCACCTTCAACCTGTCTAGCGAGTCCTGCCATGGAATATCTGCTTGTTTCCGTTACAGCGCTGTTTGTTGCCGGTCTTACCTTTTTCTCGGGTTTCGGACTCGGCACCCTGCTGATGCCGGTTTTTGCCGTTTTCTTTCCGGTGAAAATCGCGATTGCCGCAACGGCAATGGTTCATCTGGCCAATAATATTTTCAAGGTTCTTCTGGTCGGCAGACATGCTAAACTGAAAATTGTGCTGCTCTTTGCCCTGCCCGGGGCGATTGCCGCTGTCTGCGGCGCCTTGCTGCTCAATTATGTTGCCAGTTTTTCAGTCCTTGCCGAATATGATCTTTTCGGCGGAACAATTTACATTACCCCCGTAAAAATAGTTATTGCCGGCCTGATAATCACTATCGCCGGCGTCGAGTTAAGCCCTTATTTCCGGCATATTGCCTTTGACGCAAAATTTATTCCGCTGGGCGGCATTCTTTCCGGTTTTCTGGGCGGCCTGTCCGGTCATCAGGGGGCGCTGCGCACGGCCTTTCTCGTCCGTGCCGGCCTGGACAAAAGGTCATTAATCGGTACTATGGTCGTTGCCGCCGTGGTCGTGGATCTCTCCCGCCTGGTCATCTATGGCCTCACCTTCCTGCATCATGATTTTTCCGTCCTGCGCGAACAGGGAGTCATCGGCCTGATAATGATTGGGTCATTCTCGGCATTTGCCGGTTCATTCGCCGGTTCGCGCCTGCTGGGGAAAATGACCATAACCGGACTCCGGCGATTCATTGCCATGATGCTGATTATGCTGGCGTTGGCCATGGGCATCGGGATAATATGAGATATGATGTAAACGAGAACTCACTAATCCAAATTATTTGCGTCTAAAATTAAGGTCCGTGTTTGTTTGCAGCCTCGTTAATTTTTTCCACCAGCTCGTTGATATCAACCGGTTTCATCAGATAGTCGAAAAGTCCCCGACGCATTCCTTCGATGCCGCTGGCGGTGGAGCCATGGCCGGTCAGCATTATGACTTCAATGGCGGGATTGTGCTGTTTGATCATGGCCAGAGTCGCCAGGCCGTCCACTCCCGGCATTTTCAAATCTAAAATGATCACTTCGGGAGTCCAGCCGGTTTGAAAAAGCACGAAGGCCTGGTCAGCGCTCTCCACGGCCTTGCTTTCATAATCTCGCAGATCAAGACGTTCCGCCAGGGTAGTGGCAAATTCCATTTCATCGTCTATGATAAGAACCTTAATTTTTGTCATTGCCGGTTTCCTCTGTATTATCCGTGACGGCAGGAAAAAGAATGCTGAATGTCGTGCCGACTCCCGGCTCGCTGTTCACGGTTATATCGCCGCCGAGTTTTTTCACTATCCCATAGGAGATCGACAGGCCAAGCCCTGTCCCTTGCTGGTCTTTGCCTTTCTTGGTGGTAAAGAACGGTTCAAAAATGTTTTTCGCAATTTCCGGCGCAATGCCGGGGCCGTTATCGCTGATATCAACCTGGAGCGTTCCGCGCGCCGTTTCCTGGACGGAGATACTGATTTCGCCGCCTTCGCCCACGGCATCGATGGCATTGTTGATGATGTTCAGAAATATCTGCTGCAGTTGTCCCCGGTCACTCTGAATGGCCGGCAGATTGGGGTGAAAGAATTTTTCGATCGTTATATTGCGATAGGCCGCCCCCTTGTCGAGAAATCCCAGGACTTCCTCAATAACTTCAGGGAGTGCGATTCGTTCAAGCTTAACCTCCATGCGGCGGGCAAAACTGAGAAGGCGGTGGGTGATCACCCGACTGCGGGACACCGCGTTTTCCAGCGAATCGAGTTGCGCGAGGAATTTTTCCCGGTATGGGAAATCATTGGC from Desulfobacterales bacterium encodes:
- a CDS encoding response regulator is translated as MDNFRVLIVDDEDDFRESLVNRFAKRGLSVTGVESGEEALKILGEKLFDVVILDVKMPGMDGIETLRKMKMMKPLMEVIMLTGHATIESGVEGMKLGACEYVVKPADINVMLDKMRKAYERKKAREEEIMQCKISELEAHPGRVFKQIKEKK
- a CDS encoding CBS domain-containing protein, which encodes MQNDKERKVRDLMIPIKDYGAISTEQSIKDAFEVLDNSGHRAVLVLDEKKKPVGILSVRDILLGLDPKYNAQRGDVSSMGESWFTRETFKDYPVFYYEGQFSGQCKAEVEKKAKEIMAPIELTIDEEAPLAEAVHVMVSGNIGRLPVRKGDEIIGMIRLMEIFNEMKKVILGH
- a CDS encoding MgtC/SapB family protein, with translation MEVFIGLALGAETTETVLRLTMGALLGGIIGYERQVHGRSAGLRTQMLTCIASVLIILVSEHFYLLSVIDPSFIRIDPGRIAAGAITGIGFLGAGVIIKTGASIQGLTTAACLWMVSAIGIAVGTGLYIPAAVACGLTVISLNIGRIIGNKSTSILCRNLPVIAGQDFKDEQVLSVFGRHKAIIHDIFLTASRREISLIMK
- a CDS encoding sulfite exporter TauE/SafE family protein, whose product is MYFQTAGIEVALWIPPLVAFCISFFTSMGGVSGAFLLLPFQVSVLGFTSPAVSATNQLFNIVAIPSGVYRYIKEGRMVWPLTWAVIIGTLPGVLIGAILRIRYLPDPRNFKMFAGLVLLYIGGRLVRDLLKKKTGPGNKASVEEQFQVLVKDSRRANVGSRTGGRDELPRIVVRKFSLFRIVYDFHGRTFSISTMGILSLSLVVGIVGGVYGIGGGAIIAPFFVSFFGLPVYTVAGAALMGTFVTSVAGVAFYQLMAPLYPGMAIAPDWALGFLFGIGGFAGMYCGARLQKFVPAGIIKWILACCILFPAIKYLVEFFR
- a CDS encoding TSUP family transporter, which encodes MEYLLVSVTALFVAGLTFFSGFGLGTLLMPVFAVFFPVKIAIAATAMVHLANNIFKVLLVGRHAKLKIVLLFALPGAIAAVCGALLLNYVASFSVLAEYDLFGGTIYITPVKIVIAGLIITIAGVELSPYFRHIAFDAKFIPLGGILSGFLGGLSGHQGALRTAFLVRAGLDKRSLIGTMVVAAVVVDLSRLVIYGLTFLHHDFSVLREQGVIGLIMIGSFSAFAGSFAGSRLLGKMTITGLRRFIAMMLIMLALAMGIGII
- a CDS encoding response regulator; the encoded protein is MTKIKVLIIDDEMEFATTLAERLDLRDYESKAVESADQAFVLFQTGWTPEVIILDLKMPGVDGLATLAMIKQHNPAIEVIMLTGHGSTASGIEGMRRGLFDYLMKPVDINELVEKINEAANKHGP